GTCGGCGCGGTGACGTCGAGCTTTAGCGCGTCGATACTTTCGGCCGGCTCGATGTTCAGTTGGAATGTTTTCCACCGGTTGCGCGGGGCGCGCGATTCGACGACCACGCTGCGGCGCGTGATTCGTGTGTCGATTGTCGCATTGGGATCCGCCGCGACGGTCATGGCGCTCGACGCGCAAAGCGTCGCCGCACTGTGGTTTTTTACCGCCGACCTGGTTTTCGTCCTGCTTTTTCCGCAATTATTGTGCGCTCTGTTCGATCCGCGCGCCAATCGTGCCGGCTCGGTCGTGGCCTTCGTCATTTCTCTCGTGCTACGCTTAGGAAGCGGCATCCCGGAATTCGGGCTGCCGGCGTTCATTCCCTACGCCGAGCTCTCGTCGCGCGTCACCGGCCAGGATCCAGGCGAGTGGTACGATTTGGCGACCGGGCAGTCGGTTTTTCCCGCCCGAGTGCTGGCGGCGGTCGTGGGCCTGATCGTCTTGCCGCTGGTCAGCCGTGTCACCGCCGGCTGGGACGCACCACGGGTTCTTGGTAGAGTCGAAACGTGAGTTTTGCGAACCTCGCCTGGCTGACGACGGCGCGCGGGCCTGGCGAGCCAACGATTTGCTCGAACCGTCCTCCTGATTAATGGACGCCTCCATGAGTCCCATGTTGACCGAAGTCGAACGACCGCGGATAAGCTTTTCGCACATTTACGCCTGGGGGGTTCACCTCTATACGGGCATGGGTTTGGTCGTCGCCGGTGCGATCGCTTACGTGCTGGTAAGTGACGACCCGCTGCGATTTCGCGATGCTTTTTTGTTGATGGCCATTGGCCTGATCATCGACGGCACCGACGGTTGGTTCGCCCGCCGCGTGCGCGTCAAGGAAGTTCTGCCCGGCTTCGACGGCCGCAAGTTGGACGACCTGGTCGACTTTTTGAACTACACGTTTTTGCCACTCTTGTTGATCTATCAGGCCGACCTGTTGCCCGAGCGGCAGAGCGGCTGGCTGTTGGTGCCGCTGTTGGCCAGCGCCTATGGTTTTTGTCAGGTGTCGGCCAAAACCGACGACGGGTTCTTTCTTGGCTTCCCGTCGTATTGGAACCTGGTCGCCTTTTATCTCTACGCGCTACAGCCCCCGGTGTGGGCCACGGTAACGCTACTCATGAGCTTGTCAGCACTGACGTTTGTGCCAGCCCGATACTTGTATCCCACGCAGCCCGGCGCGCTGAATCGCATCTCGATCATTCTCGCTGGCGTGTGGGGCGCATTCATCGTCGCCATTCTATGGCGCTGGGAAGACACACCACACGGCGGCGCCACAGCGCAGCAACTGACCTGGCTGTCGCTCTTCTACCCGGCCTACTACATGCTGGTCTCGTGGGCGCTCTCGGTGCGCTACTGGCTGGCGCGGCCGCGGGCGAGGCGCTAGTTGTCGTACGGCCCGGGGGAATCAGCCACAGAGCACTCAGAGATCACCGAGAAAATGCCGAGAAGCAAACTCATGGAATATTGAGTCGCAACAACTAAGCGATCGTGCGACTGCACGATTTCCCTCTGTGTTCTCTGAGACCTCTGTGGCAACGCTCTTCGTTACGGGCCGCCGGCTTTCAGTCTAATTCGTCACGCAAACTGCGTGATGCCGGGCATGGCCACCAGCGGCACATCCAGGTGGTCCCACTTGTATTCCGTGGGCCCCAGCTTCTCTTGCGAGCTGATCGCCTTGTCCCAGGTGATCGTCTGGCCCGTGTAAGTACACATGCGGCCCAGAATGGCCATCATCGTGCTGCGGCTCATGAACTCGCCGTTGTTGATCGGGTTGCCCGAGCGGATCGAAGCAAAGAGCTCGTCGTGTTCTTGCTGGTACATGTTCGGGGCTTCGCCGCGATAGCGCCAATTCGATTCGCCCGCCTTGATGGTGTGCTTCATCAGGTCGGCCGTGCCCTTCGTGCCGAGCACGTAGTCGGAAACGTCGACGCTGCAACCCGCTTGCTGCCGGCAGAACGAAAATAGCTTCACGCCATTGGCGTATTCGTAAACGACGGCGTGGTGGTCGTAGATGTTGCCATACTCAGGCTGCGTGCGCACTTGCCGGCCCCCCAGACCCCAGGCCTTCACGGGCGGCTCGTCGTGCATCACCCAGGCGGCTTTGTCCAGGCTGTGAACGTGCTGCTCGGTGTTATGGTCGCCCGACAGCCAGGTGAAATACAGCCAGTTGCGGAGCTGCCATTCCATGTCGCTCCAGTTTTCCTTGCGAGGGTGCATCCACAACGTGCCGGTGTTGTAGTTCACGTTCAACGCTACGATGTCACCCACGGCGCCGTCGTGGACGCGCTGGATCGTTTCCCGCTTGGCCAGGTCATAGCGGTAACACAGGCCGGAAACGATCGACAGGTTTTTCTTCTTCGCCTCGGCACAAGTTTCCAGCACGCTGCGCACGCCAGCCGCGTCGACGGCCACGGGCTTCTCGGCAAAGACGTGCTTGCCGGCCGCCACGGCGGCTTGCAAGTGTGCCGGCCGAAAGTGAGGCGGCGTGGCCAGGATCACGACGTCGACACCGCTGTCGATCACGTTCTTGTAAGCGTCGAAACCGACGAAGCAGTGATCGTCCGCCACGGCCACCTTCTCGGCGAACATCTTCCGCAAGTTCTCCAGGCTCGTTTGCAGCCGGTCGGCGAAGGCGTCGCCCAGCGCCGTCAATTGCACGTGCGGGTCGGCGTTCAAAGCCTGGGCCGCCGCGCCGGTGCCACGGCCGCCGCAGCCGATCAATCCCACCTTCAAGACATCGCTGCCGGCCGCATGCGCGCCGCGAGCGACCGACAGGTTCGCGGCCAGCGCCCCGCCCAGGGCCGCCGTTGCCGAAGTCCGTAGAAAGTCACGACGCGACGAGTTATCGGTGCTGCGATCCATTCCAGACTCGGACATCGACAGGTTCCTTGATTTGCTGTGCTGAAGTGGTCGGAGTGGGGAAAGCAGCGCCGCTGCGAATCGGACCGACCCGTGAACAGTTTTACGGTGGGAGATCTTGGGACAGAACGAGCCCAGCACTCGGCCGATTATCGCCAAGGGCGGCGCGACAAGCAACGCCTGCCGGAATGGGGTGATGACCGCCCGCGAAAACACCGGAACCGGCTAAGGTTAAGCCCGGCTCTTGGCGCGTTTGGCGATTTCGTCGCGCAGCTGGGCGGCTCGTTCGAACTCCTCGGCGGCCACGGCCGCCGCCAATTGCTCGGCCAGAGTCTGCCCCAGGTGATAGTGCTCCCGGACCGACTCACCCAGCTCGATCAATCGTTCGACCAATTCGTCTTCTTCGACCTGCTCTTCGTCCAGTCCGTTGTCCAGGTAGCACTGCTTGAGGCGCTCCAAGCCCGCGGTGATCGCCTCGACGGCCGTCTCGGGCCCGGAATCCTCGAGCTCGGCCAGGCCCAATGCCTGAGCGCGATGAAAGAGGATGAACGGGCGATACTGCTCGTGCGATTGGGTCCACTCGTCGTTCGGCGAGCAGGATTGCGCGAAGTCCATGAAGGCCAGGCTATGATCCGCGTCGCGCACCGCCCGACGGAACTCACGAAGCGCCAACCAGCACATGCGTCGATGATAGAACTGAACGAATTCGCGGTCCGCCTCGGCGCACTGTTCCTCGTCCAGGACGAAGCCGTCCCCCTCGTGGAGGGCCAGACCAAGCAAATAGTCGAAGTACGTTTCGGCGCCGCCGGGCCGCGTGCCGTCGGGACGGTTTTCGACCTCCAACTGCAAGACGCCCAGATCGATGCGCATCTGCAGCACCTGGCGACCGTCGCTGGCCCGGGTCAGTCGGGCGACAACCTCGCCTGGTTCGTACTTCCAGCCCTTCAACACGTGGTCAATGTCTTGGCGCTTGCTCATCGGTGCGTGCCGAGCTGTTCCGGCTTCGCGGCCCACGGTCCGGGCCGCCCCGATGGATTATACCACCGACCTGGGTTCACCGGCCACCTCGCTGCCGGCCAGTGGAGGGGGCGCGGCCTAGAAATCGACCTGGATACGGCTGACCGAGTTGTCCGCGACACTGAAGCCCATCTGCCGATTGTTCAGCATGGCGTGGATCCAGTTGAACTGCAGCTTGGTGTGGTAATTCAAGAGCCACGTGAGGCCCACGGTGACGTCGGTCAGCGTACCGTTGCCCGTGGCATTAGTACCGGAGATATAGTCCGCCGCCGTTAGCGACGAGGGATTGCGCATCTCGACGTAGGACAGTCGTGCGGCGATTTCCCACGAGCCCCATCCCTTGATCCCGCCCGGCTTGAGCGAAATGAAGTCGGTGAAGGGCACTGGGTTCTTGAACGCCGCCAGACGCTTGTCATAGCCGCGATGCTCGCCGGTCAGGCGGTACATCACCTCGCCATAGGCGCCGGTGTACCAGATCGGCCCGACGACGCTGTTAACGCCCGTGGCCATGAATTCACCCTGGGCGCTGAACGCGCCGTTTTGATAGAGCGTTTCGACGCCGAACAAGTTGAAGCTATCAGCCAGGAAGCGGCCTGAGTCGATGAACTGCGGCGGCGTA
Above is a window of Pirellulales bacterium DNA encoding:
- a CDS encoding UvrB/UvrC motif-containing protein is translated as MSKRQDIDHVLKGWKYEPGEVVARLTRASDGRQVLQMRIDLGVLQLEVENRPDGTRPGGAETYFDYLLGLALHEGDGFVLDEEQCAEADREFVQFYHRRMCWLALREFRRAVRDADHSLAFMDFAQSCSPNDEWTQSHEQYRPFILFHRAQALGLAELEDSGPETAVEAITAGLERLKQCYLDNGLDEEQVEEDELVERLIELGESVREHYHLGQTLAEQLAAAVAAEEFERAAQLRDEIAKRAKSRA
- a CDS encoding Gfo/Idh/MocA family oxidoreductase, giving the protein MSESGMDRSTDNSSRRDFLRTSATAALGGALAANLSVARGAHAAGSDVLKVGLIGCGGRGTGAAAQALNADPHVQLTALGDAFADRLQTSLENLRKMFAEKVAVADDHCFVGFDAYKNVIDSGVDVVILATPPHFRPAHLQAAVAAGKHVFAEKPVAVDAAGVRSVLETCAEAKKKNLSIVSGLCYRYDLAKRETIQRVHDGAVGDIVALNVNYNTGTLWMHPRKENWSDMEWQLRNWLYFTWLSGDHNTEQHVHSLDKAAWVMHDEPPVKAWGLGGRQVRTQPEYGNIYDHHAVVYEYANGVKLFSFCRQQAGCSVDVSDYVLGTKGTADLMKHTIKAGESNWRYRGEAPNMYQQEHDELFASIRSGNPINNGEFMSRSTMMAILGRMCTYTGQTITWDKAISSQEKLGPTEYKWDHLDVPLVAMPGITQFA